The Actinopolymorpha sp. NPDC004070 nucleotide sequence GTGACCACGGCGACAGGTCGCCGTTGGACGGCAGCGGATGGCCGAGGTCGGCGGCGTACTCGCGGTAGATGTTGGTCAGGCTGCGCGGGATCGGGCGCACGTGCGGCGCCACCGAGAAACTCAGCCCCACGGCGTGCCCGGGCGTGGGATAGGGGTCCTGGCCGACGATGAGGACCCGCACGTCGGCGAACGGCTGCTGGAACGCCCGCAGGACGTCGGGGCCGGACGGGAGATAACGCCGCCCGGCGGCGAGCTCGGCACGCAGGAAGTCGCCCATCGCGGCGATCTGGCCGGCGACCGGGGCCAGGGCGTCCTCCCAGCCCGCGGCCACCAGCTCGGCCAGCGATCCGCGGCCGTCGGTGGCCTGCGGCTCGCTCGCGGGCCGGATGCCGGTGCCCTCGGTGAGGCCCGTGTCCTCGGTGACGGCTGCGTCGTGGGTGGTGCCGTCGACGACATCGTTCAGTTGTGCCTGGGCCGCTTCGCTCATGCCTACCTCCTGGGCTGTCGCTGGACCCGGCCGTTCCCAGGGCGGTTTCGCCCTGGCCCCTGCTGTGCCGACCGAGCCTATGGGACCGCACCCTCAACGCCGGATCCACCCGCCGCGCCGCTGAGCAGGGCCCCGCATCCCGCCCGGCGGCGTTGTCGTCGTCGCGCGTAGAACCCCGCTACGCGCTCCTCCTCTACCTTGGCTCCGCCTTGCCGGACGGGCGCGGATGCCCCACTCACCTCACGCCGCGTGATCACCGGAGGGACGGGACACTTTAGGTTGAGCTCATGAACAACCCCGCCGACTCCGTTCCGCTGCACGGCGCGTTCGACCCACCTGCCTACGCCGCGTTC carries:
- a CDS encoding uracil-DNA glycosylase is translated as MSEAAQAQLNDVVDGTTHDAAVTEDTGLTEGTGIRPASEPQATDGRGSLAELVAAGWEDALAPVAGQIAAMGDFLRAELAAGRRYLPSGPDVLRAFQQPFADVRVLIVGQDPYPTPGHAVGLSFSVAPHVRPIPRSLTNIYREYAADLGHPLPSNGDLSPWSRRGILLLNRSLTVEPGRPAAHRGKGWEAVTDQAIRALVARGKPLVAILWGRDAQSLRPLLGTVPRIESAHPSPMSADRGFFGSRPFSRANALLTEQGGEPVDWALD